One window of the Deltaproteobacteria bacterium genome contains the following:
- a CDS encoding integrase codes for MTQLRRRMIEDMQLHGFSEKTQHCYAAAVRGLARHFDRSSDQISKEELREFFLYLVNEKKAACSTLRVYLYGIKFFYQTTLRRQWPVLDVIRSKKRQKLPVVLSRQEVRQILGLVRKPVSRTALTLIYSCGLRLGEAVCLKVSDIDGERRLVRVENGKGGKDRYVPLPQRTLELLRSYWVTKGPKPYIFSAGTGLGHISKSTLQKTFKAALTQSNIPKKASVHSLRHSFATHLLEDGVDLRIIKDLLGHKYLRTTTIYTHLTEKSFDRLNAALSSLVADL; via the coding sequence ATGACTCAGCTCAGACGCCGGATGATCGAAGACATGCAGTTGCACGGTTTCTCGGAGAAGACGCAGCACTGTTATGCGGCAGCGGTGAGAGGTCTTGCAAGGCATTTTGATCGGTCTTCCGACCAGATTAGCAAGGAAGAACTCCGGGAGTTCTTTCTGTATCTCGTCAATGAGAAGAAAGCTGCATGCAGTACGCTACGGGTGTATCTCTATGGGATCAAGTTTTTCTATCAAACCACGCTCAGACGGCAGTGGCCGGTTCTTGATGTAATTCGTTCAAAGAAAAGACAGAAGTTGCCGGTGGTGCTTTCGAGACAGGAAGTGCGGCAGATATTGGGCCTGGTCAGGAAGCCTGTTTCTCGCACGGCTTTGACCTTGATCTATTCATGCGGGCTGCGTCTTGGTGAGGCTGTTTGCCTAAAGGTTTCCGATATTGACGGAGAAAGAAGGTTAGTTCGGGTAGAGAATGGAAAGGGGGGTAAAGACCGCTACGTTCCTCTGCCCCAAAGGACCCTTGAGCTGCTACGTTCCTATTGGGTAACCAAAGGCCCTAAGCCCTATATCTTCTCAGCCGGCACGGGGCTTGGTCACATCTCAAAAAGTACGCTTCAAAAGACCTTCAAGGCCGCGCTTACCCAAAGCAATATCCCAAAGAAGGCCTCCGTACATAGCTTGCGTCACTCTTTTGCTACGCACCTTCTGGAGGACGGTGTAGATCTCAGGATTATCAAGGACCTTTTAGGCCACAAGTATCTAAGGACCACAACCATCTATACCCATCTTACCGAGAAGAGCTTCGATAGACTGAACGCCGCATTAAGCAGTCTGGTAGCCGACCTATAG
- the lpxK gene encoding tetraacyldisaccharide 4'-kinase has protein sequence MLRDSTLSLLLTLGRPLSPAYSTLMKARAWAYRNGYLSTRRLSCPVISIGNLSLGGTGKTPHALAIANWLKSRGIRPAVVSRGYGGRAGRGPLVASDGTSVLVSYRDAGDEPVMMAEALSDIPVVVGSDRYAGGRLAVERFGAQAIVLDDGFQHMALFRDVDLVLLPAVNFFGTRWVFPGGDLREPVSALSRATAILLTRAEALSSSDREIGRREIQTMVPGRPVFLSEMRATRCISMKGEVKALEMLASEPLFAVCALAGPESFFAILEELDTDLRGKAAFPDHYSYKRNDLSKLMAQARKQGARALVTTHKDSVKIKPIWHELAVSGEEPLPVWMLEIEARPEEGLWNMLEAKLSG, from the coding sequence ATGTTGAGGGATAGTACCTTATCGCTGCTCCTGACCCTCGGCAGGCCTCTTTCACCTGCATACAGCACTCTGATGAAGGCCAGGGCATGGGCCTACAGAAACGGATATCTTTCCACAAGGAGACTCTCTTGTCCTGTGATAAGCATAGGCAATCTTTCCCTTGGCGGGACGGGAAAGACCCCTCATGCCCTGGCTATAGCCAATTGGCTGAAGAGCCGGGGGATCCGTCCGGCTGTTGTGAGCCGTGGATATGGGGGAAGGGCTGGACGCGGCCCCCTCGTGGCCTCTGATGGTACGAGTGTGCTGGTTTCTTATCGGGATGCCGGGGATGAGCCTGTGATGATGGCCGAGGCCCTTTCGGATATTCCTGTCGTGGTCGGTTCGGACAGGTATGCTGGTGGAAGGCTTGCTGTTGAGCGCTTTGGTGCCCAAGCGATAGTCCTTGATGACGGTTTCCAGCATATGGCCCTTTTCCGGGACGTTGATCTCGTGTTGCTGCCTGCGGTAAACTTTTTTGGGACGCGATGGGTGTTCCCGGGCGGTGACCTGAGAGAACCTGTATCAGCTCTTTCCAGGGCGACAGCGATTCTACTGACCAGGGCGGAGGCACTATCTTCATCTGACCGGGAGATAGGCAGGCGGGAGATCCAGACAATGGTCCCGGGCCGGCCTGTATTCCTGAGTGAGATGCGGGCCACGAGATGCATTTCAATGAAAGGGGAAGTTAAAGCGCTTGAAATGCTGGCGAGTGAGCCATTATTCGCTGTTTGTGCCCTTGCCGGCCCTGAATCCTTTTTTGCAATCCTGGAGGAACTGGATACTGATTTGAGAGGCAAAGCAGCGTTCCCTGACCACTACTCATATAAAAGGAATGATCTGAGCAAATTGATGGCACAGGCCAGAAAACAGGGAGCAAGAGCCCTCGTGACTACACATAAGGACAGCGTGAAGATAAAACCGATCTGGCATGAGCTTGCAGTCAGTGGTGAAGAGCCCCTTCCCGTCTGGATGCTGGAGATAGAGGCCAGGCCTGAGGAAGGGCTTTGGAATATGCTTGAAGCTAAATTGAGCGGTTAG
- a CDS encoding 4-hydroxy-tetrahydrodipicolinate reductase — MIRAIVSGAGGRMGSRIINMIHETEGIALSAAFEHPDSPAVGQDAGPVAGLEVLGVTVADSIDSVIDQGDVVIDFTTSEASLKHARTAASHRKPIVIGTTGLAREELDEIRQLAKDFPCVLAPNMSVGVNLLYKLVDTAAKVLGDDYDVEIVEAHHRMKKDAPSGTALQLGRVVAASLGRDFDKVSVLERHGFIGERSKKEIGIQTVRAGDIVGEHTVLFGGTGERIEIVHRASSRDTFAKGAVRAALWIVEQPAGFYDMQDVLGLK; from the coding sequence ATGATCCGAGCCATAGTATCCGGTGCAGGCGGCCGTATGGGCAGCCGCATTATAAACATGATTCATGAAACTGAAGGTATCGCTTTGAGTGCAGCATTTGAACACCCGGACAGCCCTGCCGTCGGGCAGGATGCCGGGCCGGTTGCAGGTCTCGAGGTATTGGGAGTAACAGTGGCGGACAGTATTGATTCCGTAATAGACCAGGGAGATGTGGTCATAGATTTCACTACCAGTGAGGCCAGCCTGAAGCACGCCCGTACCGCCGCCTCTCACAGGAAGCCGATAGTAATAGGCACCACCGGGTTGGCCCGGGAGGAACTCGACGAGATCAGGCAACTGGCAAAGGATTTCCCCTGTGTGCTTGCTCCCAACATGAGCGTCGGAGTAAATCTTCTTTACAAGCTGGTCGATACTGCTGCAAAGGTCCTTGGTGATGACTATGATGTTGAAATTGTTGAGGCACATCACAGAATGAAAAAAGATGCCCCAAGCGGCACTGCTCTGCAGTTAGGAAGGGTCGTTGCCGCTTCCCTTGGCAGGGATTTCGACAAAGTAAGTGTGCTTGAAAGACACGGGTTCATTGGTGAGCGGAGCAAAAAGGAAATCGGTATCCAGACCGTTCGAGCAGGTGATATTGTCGGCGAGCATACAGTGCTTTTCGGCGGCACAGGTGAACGTATTGAGATCGTTCATAGGGCCTCAAGCCGGGATACCTTTGCGAAAGGAGCGGTGAGGGCGGCCCTCTGGATCGTCGAACAGCCCGCCGGGTTCTATGACATGCAGGATGTCTTGGGTCTCAAGTAA
- a CDS encoding tRNA-specific adenosine deaminase, whose translation MSEALDLASIALSRGDFPVGCVLVSGDMIVGSGIRSHTRPGDMNELDHAEVSALRDWMERGYPARHMDGAADITAYCNLEPCLMCLGALILNGIKRIVYAYEDVMGGATGLDFSEPLTGAAGPAGSFFDIKSDNLYAGSRIEILGGIKRKESLALFKRFFSDPAQSYWKDSLLYKYTLKLP comes from the coding sequence ATGTCTGAGGCATTGGATCTGGCTTCAATTGCCCTGTCAAGGGGTGACTTTCCGGTAGGGTGCGTTTTAGTCTCCGGCGATATGATTGTCGGGTCCGGAATCAGATCGCATACCAGGCCAGGGGATATGAACGAGCTTGATCATGCCGAGGTATCTGCCTTGAGGGACTGGATGGAAAGGGGATATCCTGCCCGGCACATGGATGGTGCGGCAGACATCACCGCATACTGCAATCTCGAGCCATGTCTTATGTGTCTTGGGGCCCTTATCCTCAACGGCATCAAGAGGATAGTTTATGCTTACGAAGATGTCATGGGCGGGGCAACGGGTCTGGATTTTTCAGAGCCACTGACCGGTGCGGCCGGGCCAGCCGGTAGTTTCTTTGATATTAAAAGTGATAATCTCTATGCCGGAAGCCGCATCGAAATACTGGGAGGAATTAAGAGAAAAGAAAGTCTGGCGCTTTTTAAGAGGTTTTTTTCAGATCCGGCACAGTCGTATTGGAAGGACAGCCTTTTGTATAAGTATACACTTAAGCTGCCGTGA
- a CDS encoding antibiotic resistance protein MarC, with amino-acid sequence MTHILESLITILIPLVIIMDPLGNLPFFLLFTEKITPSEQRKVAAISSFAACIILIFFDITGDSVLRFFGIGLPAFQLAGGFIFFIYALQMLCLFPSGLKTTSEEEQEGVEKEHVALVPLATPLLAGPGAITAVLVWQQTMDSSVNTVLLPAAIIIACIIVYLVFYFGVWIIRVMGMGGIRVITRLMGLLLAVIAVQFMMSGFKSFD; translated from the coding sequence ATGACGCACATATTAGAATCCTTGATTACGATTTTGATTCCATTGGTGATCATCATGGACCCTTTGGGCAACTTGCCGTTTTTCCTCCTTTTTACAGAAAAGATAACTCCTTCAGAGCAGCGCAAAGTGGCTGCTATCTCCTCCTTTGCGGCCTGCATTATCCTTATTTTTTTTGATATCACAGGTGATTCTGTTTTGCGCTTTTTTGGGATCGGCCTGCCGGCCTTTCAATTGGCCGGCGGTTTTATCTTTTTCATTTACGCCTTGCAGATGCTGTGTCTGTTCCCAAGCGGCCTGAAGACTACCTCGGAAGAAGAACAAGAAGGCGTTGAAAAAGAGCATGTTGCTCTTGTGCCGTTGGCAACGCCGTTACTGGCCGGTCCCGGTGCCATAACCGCTGTTTTGGTATGGCAGCAGACTATGGACAGCTCTGTTAATACTGTCCTGTTGCCTGCTGCGATCATAATAGCCTGTATAATCGTTTACCTTGTTTTCTACTTTGGAGTATGGATCATCCGGGTGATGGGAATGGGCGGTATCCGGGTGATTACGCGGCTTATGGGACTATTGCTTGCAGTCATAGCAGTCCAGTTCATGATGAGCGGATTCAAGAGTTTCGATTAG
- a CDS encoding peptidase T: protein MRIRIDRDRLADTFRQLVQMDSPSREEGAVADWIKRTLKKEVGADVIEDQSRNQTGSESGNIIVRIPGTEKVTPLFFNAHLDTVEPGRGIKVIFKDGVFQSDGTTVLGGDDKAAVAILIEVARLLKEHKVSHGPIEFLFTVCEEIGLLGAKSLDPALLEAKAGYALDSSDPEILINQAPCAVRFKIRVVGRAAHAGLNPELGINAIQVAARALAEVPLGRIDELTTANVGLIRGGKATNIVPEEVELEGEVRSHNPRKLREVRDQILEIFHRVAQDFGPVENAGLPLIKAEVVDDYPLMSVSEEHPLVATAEKVAKELGRKLRPGMTGGGSDANIFNAKGLATVIMGIGMQNVHTTSERISLDDMVASAEFVLEIIGKWGKADGR, encoded by the coding sequence ATGCGCATAAGAATTGATCGCGATCGCCTGGCTGACACCTTCAGGCAACTTGTCCAGATGGATAGTCCTTCAAGAGAGGAGGGGGCTGTTGCAGACTGGATCAAAAGGACCCTGAAAAAAGAGGTAGGAGCGGACGTGATAGAAGATCAATCACGTAACCAGACCGGCTCTGAGAGCGGTAATATCATAGTCCGTATCCCAGGAACGGAAAAGGTGACCCCGCTCTTTTTCAATGCCCACCTGGATACCGTGGAGCCAGGGCGAGGAATCAAGGTCATTTTTAAGGACGGTGTTTTCCAGAGTGACGGGACAACGGTCCTGGGTGGTGATGACAAGGCGGCTGTAGCCATACTCATTGAGGTGGCCAGGCTATTAAAGGAGCACAAGGTCTCTCATGGTCCCATCGAATTCCTGTTCACTGTGTGCGAGGAGATAGGCCTGCTGGGAGCCAAGTCACTGGACCCTGCCCTGCTTGAGGCAAAGGCCGGGTATGCTCTTGATTCAAGTGACCCGGAAATTTTGATAAATCAGGCCCCTTGTGCCGTTCGTTTTAAGATCCGGGTTGTCGGCAGGGCCGCCCATGCAGGTCTTAATCCGGAACTGGGAATAAACGCCATACAGGTTGCAGCCAGGGCCTTGGCAGAAGTACCTCTGGGCCGTATTGATGAATTGACTACTGCAAATGTCGGGTTGATACGCGGTGGCAAGGCCACCAACATAGTACCTGAAGAAGTGGAGCTGGAGGGCGAGGTCCGCAGCCATAACCCCCGGAAATTACGGGAAGTCAGGGACCAGATCCTTGAGATTTTTCATAGAGTTGCCCAGGACTTTGGGCCGGTGGAAAATGCCGGATTACCCTTGATCAAGGCAGAAGTTGTCGACGACTACCCCCTGATGTCGGTATCTGAAGAACATCCTCTGGTTGCAACTGCTGAAAAAGTGGCAAAAGAACTTGGAAGGAAACTCAGACCGGGTATGACCGGAGGGGGAAGCGATGCCAACATTTTCAACGCCAAAGGCCTTGCTACAGTGATTATGGGAATCGGCATGCAGAATGTCCACACCACCTCAGAGCGTATCAGTCTTGATGACATGGTGGCCAGCGCAGAGTTTGTACTGGAGATAATAGGGAAGTGGGGGAAGGCTGACGGGCGCTGA
- a CDS encoding 4-hydroxy-tetrahydrodipicolinate synthase, which produces MASKTKAGREGKGKEGKRRIGGAIVAIVTPFKNGSLDKESLEALINWHIKAGTHCIVPCGTTGESATLSHEEHMRVVEITIETTRGRIPVIAGTGSNSTEETIMLTRHAKEAGADAALVITPYYNKPSQEGLYQHFMAVADECKFPMVLYNVPGRTGVNMLPETVARCAKNRYVIGIKEATGSLKQVTDVIRLCSKNFIVLSGDDFTAFPIMAIGGKGVISVASNVMPKEMAAMMNAFEKGNLTKARQLHFKLFPLFGALFYETNPVPAKTALAMMGKIPTDEVRLPLASMSETNKERLKGVLKDLKLVE; this is translated from the coding sequence ATGGCGAGCAAGACCAAAGCAGGCAGAGAAGGAAAAGGCAAAGAGGGAAAAAGGCGGATTGGCGGGGCCATTGTTGCCATAGTAACGCCCTTTAAGAACGGAAGCCTGGATAAGGAATCTCTCGAGGCCCTTATAAATTGGCACATAAAGGCCGGGACCCATTGTATAGTACCCTGCGGTACCACTGGTGAGTCAGCCACCCTCAGCCATGAAGAGCACATGAGAGTGGTCGAGATCACCATAGAGACCACGAGGGGACGCATACCGGTAATCGCCGGAACAGGCTCCAACTCCACTGAAGAGACCATCATGCTTACCAGGCATGCAAAAGAGGCCGGAGCAGATGCAGCCCTGGTGATTACACCCTATTACAACAAACCCAGCCAGGAGGGATTATACCAGCACTTTATGGCCGTAGCTGATGAATGCAAGTTTCCTATGGTCCTCTATAACGTACCCGGACGTACAGGGGTGAACATGCTTCCCGAGACAGTAGCACGCTGTGCCAAAAACAGGTATGTTATTGGAATCAAGGAGGCTACAGGCAGTCTGAAGCAGGTAACAGATGTAATCAGGTTGTGTTCTAAAAACTTCATAGTGCTCTCTGGGGACGACTTTACAGCCTTCCCTATCATGGCCATCGGAGGCAAGGGTGTCATCTCGGTTGCATCCAACGTGATGCCGAAGGAAATGGCTGCCATGATGAATGCATTTGAAAAGGGCAACCTCACAAAGGCACGTCAGTTGCATTTTAAGCTCTTCCCGTTGTTTGGTGCCCTTTTCTATGAGACAAATCCCGTCCCCGCCAAGACGGCCCTTGCAATGATGGGCAAAATTCCAACAGATGAGGTCCGCCTTCCCCTTGCCTCAATGAGTGAGACCAATAAGGAGCGGCTGAAGGGGGTGCTTAAAGACCTCAAGCTGGTCGAGTAA
- the folK gene encoding 2-amino-4-hydroxy-6-hydroxymethyldihydropteridine diphosphokinase, with amino-acid sequence MKQADFLHWKRTYIGLGANLGNRIENCIKALGLLSGHPEIEVLRCSRWYETEPVEIDTSRWFINAVAEMITALGPEDLLANLLAIEKALGRDRQKTGDRPIDLDLLFMEGVFMRTFNHQIQVPHPRLSGRRFVLIPWAELAPDLFLAPWNRTVSELLAGLPEDGPKVRKLNRKETRKG; translated from the coding sequence ATGAAGCAGGCCGATTTTTTGCACTGGAAAAGGACGTACATTGGCCTGGGAGCCAATCTTGGGAACAGGATCGAGAACTGTATTAAGGCCCTTGGTCTTTTGTCCGGCCATCCTGAAATAGAGGTATTACGCTGTTCCCGATGGTATGAGACAGAGCCTGTGGAAATAGACACATCCCGATGGTTTATAAATGCAGTGGCAGAAATGATTACAGCCCTTGGGCCGGAAGACCTGCTCGCCAATTTGCTGGCAATCGAAAAGGCCTTGGGCCGGGATCGCCAGAAGACAGGAGACAGGCCCATTGACCTGGACCTGCTTTTCATGGAAGGAGTATTCATGCGGACTTTCAATCACCAAATTCAGGTCCCCCATCCGCGTCTTTCCGGCAGGCGGTTCGTACTTATCCCGTGGGCTGAGCTTGCCCCTGATCTCTTTCTTGCACCATGGAATAGAACCGTTTCGGAACTCCTGGCCGGACTCCCTGAAGACGGCCCAAAAGTCCGAAAATTGAACCGCAAAGAAACCCGGAAGGGCTAG
- a CDS encoding DUF523 domain-containing protein: MVLVSACLIGLSCRYDGKSNRDIRLIDKLRGANVLPVCPEQLGGLTTPRPAADIYYGNGIDVLNGRAKVLNVNGQDVTEAFKRGAEQTAFLAKALGVNQCFLKAGSPSCGITAQIGVTAAKLLLKGFDIKEIR, from the coding sequence ATGGTGCTGGTGAGCGCCTGCCTGATAGGACTATCCTGTCGGTATGACGGAAAAAGCAATCGTGATATCCGCTTAATTGATAAGCTCAGAGGAGCAAATGTCCTGCCCGTTTGCCCGGAGCAGCTTGGCGGCCTTACGACCCCGAGACCTGCTGCTGATATTTATTATGGAAACGGTATAGACGTATTAAATGGTCGGGCAAAGGTCTTGAATGTAAACGGACAAGACGTCACAGAGGCATTTAAGCGGGGTGCTGAGCAAACGGCCTTCCTGGCAAAGGCATTGGGCGTGAACCAGTGCTTTCTGAAAGCAGGGAGTCCTTCTTGTGGCATCACTGCACAAATCGGGGTTACAGCGGCAAAATTACTCTTAAAGGGATTTGACATTAAAGAAATAAGGTAA
- a CDS encoding LL-diaminopimelate aminotransferase has product MVYTKSNRLQRLPPYLFVELDRIKAEAQEKGVDIIDLGIGDPDLPTPKFIVERMIAAVQKVRYHRYPSSYGMPAFRRAAADWCARRFDLSIDPASEVTALIGSKEAIAHFPLAFVEPGDAVLVPTPGYPVYHIGTLFAGGETCYMPLTAENGFLPDLDSIPGDILKRTKILWINYPNNPTAAVAPPEFFARVVDLARENNIIVCHDNAYSEMTYDGYIAPSFLDTPGARDVGLEFYSMSKTYNMTGWRIGFAVGNPDLIAALAQVKSNIDSGQFEAVQEAGIAALESDQSCVREMQKIYTERRDILVSGLRDMGLDTPFPKATFYIWTPVPQGYTSRDFCTMLLEKAGIVCTPGSGFGDPGEGYVRMALTVSKERMKEVVERLKKIL; this is encoded by the coding sequence ATGGTTTATACAAAATCTAATAGATTGCAACGGCTCCCGCCTTATCTTTTCGTGGAGCTTGATCGAATAAAGGCCGAGGCCCAGGAGAAAGGTGTAGATATTATTGATTTAGGCATTGGTGATCCGGACCTTCCCACACCCAAGTTTATTGTCGAACGGATGATAGCTGCTGTTCAAAAGGTGCGGTATCACCGCTACCCCTCATCTTACGGCATGCCCGCCTTCCGCAGGGCAGCAGCCGACTGGTGCGCAAGGCGGTTTGATCTGTCCATTGATCCTGCCAGCGAGGTGACCGCCCTTATAGGATCAAAAGAGGCAATAGCACACTTTCCACTCGCCTTTGTAGAGCCCGGTGATGCAGTGCTGGTCCCTACGCCGGGTTATCCTGTTTATCATATCGGCACATTATTTGCCGGCGGCGAGACCTGCTATATGCCGTTAACTGCTGAAAACGGCTTCCTGCCGGATCTCGATTCCATACCCGGCGATATTCTGAAAAGGACAAAAATCCTGTGGATCAATTATCCGAACAATCCCACCGCGGCAGTGGCCCCTCCGGAGTTCTTTGCCAGGGTTGTGGATTTGGCACGGGAAAATAATATTATCGTGTGTCACGATAATGCTTACAGCGAGATGACATACGACGGATACATTGCCCCGAGCTTCCTCGACACCCCGGGTGCCAGGGACGTGGGACTGGAGTTTTATTCAATGTCAAAGACCTACAACATGACCGGCTGGCGCATAGGATTTGCCGTGGGAAACCCGGACCTGATCGCTGCGCTGGCACAGGTAAAGTCCAATATAGACTCCGGACAATTCGAGGCCGTCCAGGAAGCCGGCATTGCAGCCCTTGAAAGTGACCAGTCCTGTGTCCGTGAAATGCAGAAAATATATACTGAGCGCAGGGATATACTGGTCTCAGGCCTTCGGGACATGGGCCTTGACACCCCTTTCCCAAAAGCCACCTTTTATATTTGGACCCCGGTGCCTCAAGGTTATACATCCCGGGATTTCTGCACCATGCTTCTTGAAAAGGCCGGGATAGTATGCACGCCTGGGAGCGGCTTTGGCGATCCAGGTGAAGGCTATGTGCGCATGGCATTAACCGTTTCAAAGGAGCGCATGAAAGAAGTTGTCGAAAGGCTGAAGAAGATCCTTTAA
- a CDS encoding phosphoribosylformylglycinamidine cyclo-ligase: protein MKDESLYAQAGVDIDKANELVEKIRPMVASTFTRGVLTEIGGFAGLFALELDRYREPVLVSSTDGVGTKIKIATLCNMHKTIGIDLVAMCVNDILVCGAKPLFFLDYFATGKLDPEKAADVIRGITDGCKEANCSLIGGETAEMPGLYAENDYDLAGFVVGVVDRDNIIDGSEIGVGHMIIGLSSTGLHSNGFSLVRKICFEKLGLTVSDRLPETGELNLGEVLLTPTKIYYSTVNHLLKKQRITGMVHITGGAFLENIPRILPKSCRAVIKKGSWPIPPIFHFLQEKGNISEEEMFRTFNCGIGMVLIAPEAEIKDLLFQTKALNEQAFIIGHIEKRESEDPPVVFQA from the coding sequence GTGAAAGATGAATCACTATATGCCCAGGCTGGCGTGGATATAGATAAGGCCAATGAATTAGTTGAAAAAATACGGCCGATGGTCGCCTCTACCTTTACGCGTGGAGTACTTACTGAGATCGGCGGTTTTGCCGGCCTTTTTGCCCTTGAGCTTGATCGCTACCGCGAGCCTGTCCTGGTTTCCTCAACCGATGGCGTAGGGACCAAAATCAAGATCGCCACCCTGTGCAACATGCACAAGACCATCGGGATCGACCTCGTTGCAATGTGTGTCAACGACATACTGGTATGCGGGGCCAAACCTCTGTTTTTCCTGGACTACTTTGCTACAGGCAAGCTGGATCCCGAAAAAGCGGCGGATGTCATAAGGGGCATTACTGATGGATGCAAAGAGGCAAACTGTTCCCTTATCGGCGGTGAGACTGCTGAAATGCCCGGGTTATATGCAGAAAATGACTATGACCTTGCAGGATTCGTTGTCGGGGTCGTTGACAGGGACAATATCATCGACGGGTCAGAAATAGGTGTGGGCCATATGATAATAGGCCTGTCTTCAACCGGACTCCATAGCAACGGTTTTTCCCTGGTGAGAAAGATCTGTTTTGAAAAACTCGGGCTTACCGTCTCCGATAGATTGCCAGAGACCGGAGAACTGAACCTGGGAGAGGTCTTATTGACACCCACGAAGATATATTATAGTACAGTCAACCACCTGCTCAAGAAGCAACGAATCACCGGCATGGTGCACATCACCGGTGGTGCTTTTCTGGAAAACATACCCAGGATACTGCCCAAATCCTGCAGGGCAGTGATCAAAAAGGGCAGTTGGCCAATCCCCCCCATCTTTCATTTTTTACAGGAAAAGGGCAACATATCTGAAGAAGAGATGTTCAGAACATTCAACTGCGGTATCGGCATGGTACTCATAGCGCCTGAGGCAGAAATAAAGGACCTGCTTTTTCAGACCAAGGCGCTTAACGAACAGGCCTTTATTATCGGCCATATAGAAAAGAGAGAGTCTGAAGATCCGCCTGTGGTCTTTCAGGCATGA
- a CDS encoding bifunctional cobalt-precorrin-7 (C(5))-methyltransferase/cobalt-precorrin-6B (C(15))-methyltransferase, whose product MKEERREGMIYVLGVGPEGLSPSGEECLHRASAVFGAERFDFLVPEDKPLRPVTPVEKLLENLKACSGPGDSVVLASGDPLFFGIGRVLLRELPFERLFFMPSVTSVQSACSEFKIPWDDMISLSLHGKNSGIVAELYPYLKSQDSIKIALLTDPVNTPRKIAQVLLDAGLEGLTIHIAEDLGGSSQKTGSYSLEQASSMDFHPLNVVVLTGKIKWAGGGFGRSEDAYHHRGGLITKAEVRSIVIGFLEIPSRGVMWDIGAGSGSVSIEVAGLAPGLRIIAVEKDRERVEDIKANIRRYQALNVEPIKGNAPEVLDGFPEPDRVFIGGGGSDLQPILKEAVRRLKGRGPVVATAITLESLMLLSDNLGQDGFRIEVSQVQVSRLKPLGRGQILSAQNPVFVIKAWR is encoded by the coding sequence ATGAAAGAAGAAAGACGGGAGGGAATGATATATGTGTTGGGGGTCGGCCCGGAAGGCCTCTCTCCTTCAGGGGAAGAGTGCCTGCATAGGGCTTCTGCAGTATTCGGTGCAGAGCGTTTTGATTTTTTAGTGCCTGAGGATAAGCCCTTAAGACCTGTTACGCCTGTTGAAAAACTTCTTGAGAATCTAAAGGCCTGTTCAGGGCCGGGAGATAGCGTGGTCCTTGCCTCGGGTGACCCCCTGTTTTTCGGGATCGGACGAGTGCTGCTGAGAGAGCTTCCTTTTGAACGGCTTTTCTTTATGCCATCCGTTACCAGTGTTCAATCTGCGTGCTCAGAGTTCAAGATACCCTGGGACGATATGATCAGTCTGAGCCTTCATGGAAAAAATTCCGGCATTGTTGCAGAGCTCTATCCCTACCTGAAAAGCCAGGACAGTATAAAGATCGCCTTGCTGACCGATCCTGTTAATACCCCCAGGAAAATTGCACAGGTCCTGCTGGACGCAGGGCTGGAAGGACTTACAATCCATATAGCAGAGGACTTGGGCGGCAGCTCTCAAAAAACCGGGTCCTACTCTTTAGAACAGGCCTCTTCCATGGACTTTCATCCTCTGAACGTCGTGGTCCTTACCGGAAAGATCAAGTGGGCAGGAGGTGGATTCGGCCGCAGTGAGGATGCATATCACCACAGGGGAGGCCTGATTACAAAGGCCGAGGTCCGCTCAATAGTCATCGGCTTCCTTGAGATCCCTTCAAGGGGCGTCATGTGGGACATTGGCGCCGGCAGCGGGTCCGTCTCGATTGAGGTTGCGGGGCTTGCCCCAGGACTCAGAATCATTGCTGTTGAAAAGGACAGAGAACGCGTCGAGGACATAAAGGCCAATATCCGCAGGTATCAAGCCTTAAACGTGGAACCGATAAAGGGGAACGCTCCGGAGGTACTGGACGGGTTCCCCGAACCTGACAGGGTATTTATAGGCGGAGGGGGAAGCGATCTCCAACCCATTTTGAAAGAAGCTGTTCGTCGCCTTAAGGGGCGGGGACCTGTAGTCGCCACGGCCATTACCCTGGAATCACTGATGCTCCTGTCAGATAATCTGGGACAGGATGGTTTCCGGATTGAAGTAAGTCAAGTGCAGGTATCCAGGTTGAAGCCCCTGGGCCGGGGCCAGATCCTCTCGGCTCAAAATCCTGTATTTGTGATAAAGGCATGGCGCTGA